From a single Paraburkholderia sp. D15 genomic region:
- a CDS encoding pyridoxal phosphate-dependent aminotransferase: protein MATAHKRAGRVSDIADFHVLQISNAARALAQQGHDVIRMEIGEPDFSTPKPVIAAAEAALRDTPLGYTCALGIPELREAISRFYATRFGVDVPASRVVVTSGSSAALLLVCAMLFCRDDEVLVSDPSYPCNRQFIRTMEARAVGVPVGPESHYQLTAELIEQHWNERTRAALLTTPSNPTGALIPQDALERMAAVVRARKGALIVDEIYQGLVYDGAASTALSVTDDAFVINSFSKYFNMTGWRLGWMVVPDGAQKDIEKLAQNLFICPPTLAQKAALACFETETLEILEYRKSQFRARRDLLVPALRELGFRIPVVPGGGFYIYADSSELATDSQAFCADMLARTHVAFTPGIDFGTYRAREHVRFAYAAPFHKLEEAVERIELALRTAVPC, encoded by the coding sequence GTGGCGACTGCCCACAAACGTGCCGGCCGTGTCTCCGACATCGCAGATTTTCACGTACTGCAAATTTCCAATGCCGCTCGCGCGCTTGCACAGCAAGGTCACGACGTGATCCGGATGGAAATCGGCGAACCGGATTTTTCGACGCCGAAACCCGTGATCGCCGCCGCCGAGGCCGCGTTGCGCGATACCCCGCTCGGTTACACCTGCGCGCTGGGGATTCCGGAGTTGCGCGAGGCGATTTCTCGCTTTTACGCGACCCGCTTCGGCGTGGATGTGCCGGCCAGTCGCGTGGTCGTCACCAGCGGATCGAGCGCGGCGCTGCTGCTGGTCTGCGCGATGCTGTTCTGCCGCGACGACGAAGTGCTGGTCTCGGACCCGAGCTACCCGTGCAACCGCCAGTTCATCCGCACCATGGAAGCGCGTGCGGTCGGCGTGCCGGTCGGTCCCGAGTCGCACTACCAGTTGACCGCCGAACTGATCGAGCAGCACTGGAACGAACGTACCCGCGCGGCGCTCCTGACCACGCCGTCCAATCCCACCGGCGCGCTGATTCCGCAGGACGCGCTCGAACGGATGGCGGCCGTGGTGCGGGCGCGCAAGGGCGCGCTGATCGTCGATGAAATCTACCAGGGGCTGGTGTACGACGGCGCGGCATCGACCGCGCTCAGCGTGACGGACGACGCGTTCGTGATCAACAGCTTCTCGAAGTACTTCAACATGACCGGCTGGCGTCTGGGCTGGATGGTCGTGCCGGACGGCGCGCAGAAGGACATCGAAAAGCTCGCGCAAAACCTGTTCATCTGTCCGCCGACGCTCGCGCAGAAGGCCGCGCTCGCGTGCTTCGAGACGGAGACGCTCGAAATTCTCGAATACCGCAAGAGCCAGTTCCGCGCGCGGCGCGATCTGCTGGTGCCCGCGCTGCGCGAACTCGGCTTTCGCATTCCCGTCGTGCCGGGCGGCGGCTTCTATATCTACGCCGATTCGTCGGAGCTTGCGACCGACAGCCAGGCGTTCTGCGCCGACATGCTGGCGCGCACGCACGTCGCGTTCACGCCGGGGATCGACTTCGGCACCTATCGCGCGCGCGAACACGTGCGCTTCGCGTACGCCGCGCCGTTTCACAAGCTCGAGGAAGCCGTCGAGCGCATCGAACTCGCGCTGCGTACCGCGGTGCCGTGCTGA
- a CDS encoding D-2-hydroxyacid dehydrogenase, producing the protein MEVIAFLDRSTLPGPMRMPELPHEWREYPLTAPAELIERISDATILISNKVTLSADVLAAAPRLKFIAACATGTNHIDLNVCRERRIPVSNIRDYASDAVPEHVMMMLFALARNLLAYRTDLQRGEWQRSSNFCIATHPIRDLSSMTLAVVGAGSLGRGVARLAKGIGMRVWQVERKHAKGVRDGYVSWDRAIAEADAITLHCPLTAETHNLIGEADIRAMKPGVLLINTGRGGLIDEAALGEALLSGRIGGAGLDVLQEEPPRRGNPLLDLNLPNLIITPHNAWTSRDAVTRMADQLTANLEAFAAGSPRNCVC; encoded by the coding sequence ATGGAAGTCATTGCCTTTCTCGACCGTAGTACGTTGCCTGGCCCGATGCGCATGCCGGAGCTGCCGCACGAATGGCGCGAGTATCCGCTGACCGCGCCCGCGGAATTGATCGAACGGATCTCCGACGCGACCATCCTGATTTCGAACAAGGTCACGCTGAGCGCCGACGTGCTGGCGGCCGCGCCGCGGCTGAAGTTCATCGCCGCCTGCGCGACCGGCACCAACCATATCGATCTGAACGTGTGCCGCGAGCGGCGCATTCCGGTGTCCAACATTCGCGACTACGCGTCGGACGCGGTGCCCGAACACGTGATGATGATGCTGTTCGCGCTGGCGCGGAATCTCCTCGCGTATCGCACCGATCTGCAACGTGGCGAGTGGCAGCGCTCCAGCAACTTCTGCATCGCGACGCACCCGATTCGCGACCTGTCGAGCATGACGCTCGCCGTGGTCGGCGCCGGCAGTCTGGGGCGCGGCGTCGCGCGGCTCGCGAAGGGCATCGGCATGCGGGTGTGGCAGGTCGAGCGCAAGCATGCGAAGGGCGTGCGCGACGGTTATGTGTCATGGGATCGCGCGATCGCCGAGGCCGATGCGATCACGCTGCATTGCCCGCTGACCGCGGAGACGCACAACCTGATCGGCGAGGCGGACATCCGCGCGATGAAGCCTGGCGTTCTGCTGATCAACACGGGCCGCGGCGGACTGATCGACGAAGCGGCGCTGGGCGAGGCGCTGCTGAGCGGGCGCATCGGCGGGGCGGGTCTGGATGTGTTGCAGGAGGAGCCGCCGCGGCGCGGCAATCCGCTGCTGGATCTGAATCTGCCGAATCTGATCATCACGCCGCACAACGCCTGGACCTCGCGCGACGCCGTCACGCGCATGGCCGATCAACTGACCGCGAATCTGGAAGCGTTCGCCGCCGGCTCGCCGCGCAACTGCGTGTGCTGA
- a CDS encoding CidA/LrgA family protein: MFGFAFYIAMYLVGNYLSTRFALPVPGAIIGLGLVFAMLSARGRIDAPLKASSDTLLRYLALMLVPTCVGVVKLIHSVPPGILSLIVVLVLALVAGCLAVAWIANALLGRRHAAARAVTP, from the coding sequence ATGTTCGGTTTCGCGTTTTATATCGCCATGTATCTGGTCGGCAATTACCTGTCGACGCGCTTCGCGCTGCCGGTGCCGGGCGCGATCATCGGACTTGGCCTCGTGTTCGCCATGCTGAGCGCGCGCGGCAGGATCGACGCGCCGCTCAAGGCGTCGTCCGACACGTTGCTGCGCTATCTCGCGCTGATGCTGGTGCCGACCTGCGTGGGCGTGGTCAAGCTGATTCACAGCGTGCCGCCGGGCATCCTGAGCCTGATCGTGGTGCTGGTGCTCGCGCTGGTGGCCGGCTGTCTCGCCGTCGCGTGGATCGCCAATGCGCTGCTCGGGCGCCGTCATGCGGCGGCGCGGGCGGTGACGCCCTGA